The sequence GGGGAAGGAAGGCCCGGGGACCGAGTCCGTGCCCACGGGGGTGGCGGTGACCTTGAGGACGCCGTCCTCGGGGAAGGCGGCCTTGAGGGGGATGAGGAGGTGGAAGGGAACGGCGCCGGCGAAGTCGCGCTCCACGAGCACGTTGGCGAGGTTGACGAAGTCGCCCTTCGTGGCGGAGGTGCCTTCGACCTTGACGCGGACCTGGGAGGCCTGCGCGTCGATGTCGAAGCCGACCTCGGCGATGGTGACGCCCGGCCGCAGGGGCGTGAGGGGGTAGACGCCCGTCACCTGGGGCGGCTGGGACGTCTGTGCGTGCGCCACCAGGGCGAAGCCCAGGAAGACCCAGGCGACGAGCGCGGCGCGGACACCGTTCGAGCTGAAGCGAGGCACAGCCCCTCCGACGGACGTCCCGGGGGGACGTCCAGGTACGTCAAGCAGGAAGGCGCGCCCGGAAGACCGGGCACGCGGAACTTTGAGAGGAAGAGAGGGCGCGCCCGATGACGGGCAGGGCCACCCCGGCGCGGTACAGCGGCGCGAGCCTGTCGAGTGTCCTGGCCGTCAAAGGTACGACTCCCTCCGCATGTCACCCCACGGTGGGCCGTGGGCGCGCACAGTGCGCGATATCGGACATACGGAGGGAGGGCTGAATCCGGGTCGTTTCAGGGCGAAAAAGGTCTTCCACCGACGAGCGAAGCGACGAGGCACTCCGCAAGCCTGGGCTCGAACTCAATCGCTCCCTTTTCCTGGACGTACGCGTACTCCGCCAGAGAGCTGATGTACCCCATCCACAACATGCCCTCTTCCCTTCCCTCTGCGGTGACCTTCTCTACGCCGGGCGGAAATCCCTGGAGCTGGGAGAAGTAGAGGGCCTCCATCCGGTACTTGCGGAAGAACTCGAGAGCCAGCTGGGAGAGCCTCCCGAGAGCGGCACCCCAGCCGAAGTCCACCTTCCCAAGAATCCCAGCGCAAAGACATCACGGCTGCCTGAACATTTCCCAGCCATTCTCAGCCGCATAGAACGCCAAAATACAATAACTCGCCGGCGAAAAAACAATAACAACCTGAGACTGCAACTCAAGCCACAAGGGAAGCAACATATCGGAGGACTCCAGCTCGACATCGACCCAGGGGAGCCCTCTATGACCTGGCCGCGTGGAGGCAATCCAAAAGCAACACCCCTGAGAGAAATCAACCCCACTCAGCCCAGATCGAATCCATGCGGCAAACACATCAGCACGAAACGAGACCGAGGCTTCGGTAGAACTGGTCGGGACCTCAAGAAGCCCTCGCCCCCACTGGTACGCCAACTGCGGAGTAACGTTCAAGCCAATGGTTTCCTCGACCCCCCGAAACCGAGTGCCAGGAATGGATTGAAGCACCTCTTGAAGCGCAGGGTACTGACCAAACAAATCACCACTATTCATCGTTGCCTCCCTCCCCTACGTGCGGGCCGCCAGCTTTGAAGAAGAAGTGATGATCTCCATTGACATTGATGTATCTATTTCCCTTCGCCCGGATGTCGAATGGATTCTTGGAATCATAGACGAACGGCGCGGCTCCAGCGTGAACATGAGGCGGCTGAGACAAGTCAGAAGTATGCGTCACGATGTAGTACTGGAGCAGTCCCTCGGGCGTATCTTTCAAATACTCACTAATAAACCCATACTTTGAACGCTTGTCGTAAAGCTCCTTCCATGCAGCATCGAGGTAGACCATGTTTTTCGGCACAGGCCTCTCCCTGAAAAGAACATAGTTGTCCCCCATCTGGGCTTTGATTCTGGAGTCGGGGCCGAATCGATATGTATCGATGAAGATAGAGTTCTCGGGTGTAAGCCCAGCCCGCTTCATGGCTCTCTCATATGCAATGGTGTGTGTATCAAAAATCGCATCAGTTGGCCGCAATATAACATTCTTGGGCTCTACGGGGGGCCTATACTCCCACGGCCAATCCTCGAAAGGAACGCCGAATATCAAGCCGGGGAGAAGAACATCGTTCGTTGGATTCGGCTTCTTGGGCCGCCGGAAGTAGTTCGCCGGATTGAATCGGTTCTTGACAAATTTGACCGCCGTCTCGGCGGCAACCGGATTCTCGAATGCGAGCATGACCTCACCCAGCGTCCCCCCAAGCTGGATGGCAGCATCAATGTCGTTCTGATCCCCTCCCGCCGCCGATGCAATTCCATATCCCAAAGTGGCAAATGGGGTAAATGCGAGCGCCTCTCCGTTCGCCAGATCCTTGGAACGCCGTGCCTCGCTTGCGGTTATGTAGGCCGGGTTGATCGGAAGAGTGAAGAGGACGTGCCCGTCCGGGTCATAAAAGCGCCTCTCTTCGGAGCTACCAGCAAATACCTTCTCGCCGTCTTTCGCGCGCTCAATCGCGGCACTCATACTGCGAATATTTGCGCGGAGCACATCGCTGTCCCGCTTCTCACTCGAGCCGAGAATCCGATACATGATTTGTTGCCACTCTGGACGACTGTCATACTGAGCCCTGCGCGCGGCTGCATAGTCTTCCATGTGACTGAACTGTGCCTGCTCGTAGTCCGTCTGAGCTCTTCTGCCGGTCGGATCCGAGAAGCTCAACGGATTCCCATTGGCATACAGCCATGGATTCAACCCATTGGGCTCCGCAATGTATGCCCGCGCTCCCATTGGATCCTTGGACAGGAAGTTTCCTGTCGCCGAGTCGTACCAGCGCTGCTGGGCGTACGTGAGGCCCGCGTCGGAATCCCAGGCATGTCCGGTGTACCCGACACTCGGCTTCGTCCCGTTCGGACCGCTGCCGTCGCGATAGCCGCCCCAGGCATCGAAGCGGTTCAGCTCCGGCGTGCCGTTGGCGGCAATCCTCCCCACCGCACTGCCCAGCCCATCATGAAGGACGCGCTGGCCACCTGCGCCCACCGTCACCCCTGCGAGCTGCTCATACTGCAGCCGTGTCGCGCCCCCACCGAGCTGCTCCTCGACGAGCTCCTCGCCGCCCCAGACATAGCGTGACGTGTTGGCGCCCACCGTCTTCGAGCGACGCAAGCCGTCGAAGCCATACCGATACTTCGCCTTCGACGTGGAGGTGGTTCCCCCCTCCCCGTCCGGAGTCGACAGCTTGACCTCGACGAGCCGTCCCGCCGCGTCCCACACATAATCCGTCCGGGGGTTCCCAGGGCGACCCTCACTGCGCCGACGGCCCGAGCCGTCGGTGAAGTAATCCAGCTGCCGCTGCGAGCCCGCCGCGAGCGCCAGGTCGTCGAGGCTCTTCAGCCCGCCCGCGGAGTCAAAGCCATACACCAGCTTCTTCTGGGCACCCGTCGCGGCGTCATACGCGGACTCCGTCAGCGCGCCGGAGTGGCTCGCGACATGGCGCTCTCCCAGACGCGTGCCGTCCGGGGCCAGCTTGTAGAGCACCGCTGCCGCACCCGGGTAGCGGACACCCGTGAGCCGGTCCGCCTTGTCATAGCCATACTCGGTGAGCTCGCGGACGAGCGCTCCAGGCGAGCCCGGCCGAAGCTCCTCCGAGCCCAGGCGGTTGCCGCGGTTGTCGTACGTGTAGTTGAAGCCCACCACCAGCGAGGTCGGCGTCTGGTTGCACGCGACGTCATCATCGGTCTTCGCCGTACGGATGGCCTTCAGCCAGCCCCGTCCGTCATGGCAGCGGCGCTCGACGAGCGTGTCCACGACCAGTGAGTCATCGTCATCCGTCACCGTCGCCAGGGCCCCACCGCCGGGCTCCCAGCTCACAGCCCGGCTGGTGACGAGGTCATCGCCGCTGCGCGTCAGGACGTGATTGATGCGCGCCAGAGCGTCGTAGCCGAACTCCTCCTCCAGCCGCGGTCCATTCACCGCGAGCCCCGAGGTGCGCTTGTGGAGCAGGTCCGAGCCCGAGACATACGAGTACTCGAGATCGTCCACCGTATCCGTGGAGTGGTCCTTGCCGCGAAGTACGTGCGTGAGACGATTGCGCGCGTCGTACTCGAACGTGTTCAGCACGTTGCCGCTGTCACGCTCCTCGTTCGCCTGCACCAGGCCGTCGACGAAGTCGTAGGCGTAGGACACCCGGGTGAGGTCCTTGCCTGCCACGGACGACGCACCAGGGCTGAACACCACCCATACCGAGCGGCCACGCCCATCCAGCAGCGTCTCCACCTTGTCGGTATCGCCCCCGCTCAGCCCCTCTGAGTTGTCCGGGCTGGTCACCTGCTCCATCCCGTTCACCCAGCTCGTCACCCACACCGAGGAGCCGCGTACGTGCCGCGCCGCGCGGCCCAGGTAGTCGTAATCGAACGACTCCGAGGGCATGCCGCCCGCCGGCCTGTTGATGTTCTTCAGGTTCCGGGCCGCGTCATAGACATACTCAAAGCCTTGCATCCCGGGCGGCGTCACCTTCGTCAACTCGCCCAGTGGCCCGTGCTTGTATTCCCAAAGGTCCGTCGGGTTGCTCGTGTCCTTCCAGACCTTGGTGACATTGCCTCCGGAGTCGTACGCGTACCGCGTCTCCGTGGTCTCCCCGTCCCTGCCGAAGCGCTCCTTCACCAGGAGCCCGCGCGGCCCGTAGAAGCGCTCCAGCATGCGCTCCGAGGGCTTTTTCACCGACTTGAGGCGTCCATCGCGCCGGTACTTCAACTCCGTGCGCTCGGGACTGCTTCCAGAGCCGAACGCCACCTCGGTGAGCAAGCCTTCCACGTACGTGTAGGCCGTGGGCGGCTGCCCCGCGGGCGACTCCTTCAGGAGCGTGCCTGCGGCATCGTAGGACCACGCATCCGTCAGTCCGCCCTGGGTGCGCGAGACGAGCTGCCCCAGGCTGTTGACGACCAGGGTCGCCTCACGCGCGGGCAGCGTCACCGGGGGCGAGGCGCTCACCGTTCCCCGCTGCGTCATGGTGACGGTCCGTCCCGTCCACGGCGTCTCGGTGATGTACTCGTACGAGTCCGTTCCCCGCTGCCACGTTTCGCGTTCCCCCAGCACGCGGCCGCGGTCGTCGAACTTCGTCCGCTCCACCGTCAGGACGGAGGGACCACCGGGCTTGCCCAGCGTCTCCTCGGTGGACGTCACCTTCTGCAGCCAGTCACCCGCATACGCATACGTGGTGACCTGCGAGCTGTTCTGGGTGCTCGTCCCGCCGCCCGACACTGGCAGCTTGTCTTCGCGGACCTCCTTCAGCAACTGCTTGCGGGCGTTGTAGTAGCGGTAAGTCTTGTAGCCCAGCGGGTCCGTCTCCTCGACGGCGCTGTTGGGCACCGTGCCATCGGCGCCGGGCTTGTCGGCCAGCTTGTACGCATACGTCCACTTCGCGCCCACCGGGTTTCCGGTGGTGGCCACCAGTTGCTTCGTCTTGAGCTGGCCGTAGACGTCGTACGTGTACTGCCACTCCTCGGCCGCATGCGGGCCCGTCTGGCGGATGACGCGTCCCTCGCCGTCCACGAAGTACTGAGTAATGGGCGCGGGGTTCTCCGCGTCGCCGGCCTCGTCCTTCCGGTAGAGGTTGCCCGCGGAGTCGTAATGGAACGTCGTCGTCTCCGTGGCGGTGCCCTCGGTGGGCTCGACGACGGTCTTCACCATGCCGCGCGCGTCGTAGGTGTACTGCCACGAGGCGCGCTCGCCCTCGACGAGGCGGACCTCCTCCAGCAGCCGTCCCGCGGCATCCTCGTACTGCTCGATGTGCTCGGTGCGCGTCGCGCTGCCACCCGTCCCAATGGTGCGGGTGAGGGTCATCTTCCTGCGGCCGGTCGCCGCGAAGGCAGCGTCGTCGTACGCGCGCTCTTCCCTCAGCTCGAGCTGCCCCGAGCCCGACTCCACCTTGCGCGTGTACAGCGTGAGGCGCCCCAGCACGTCGAAGTACTCGTAGTGCTCGTCCGTGCCCATGACGTGGTCCTGCTTTCGCGTCACGCGACCGAGCACGTCGTACTCGAAGGTCGTGTTGACGCTGGCAACGCTCGCGCCGCCGGACAGGTTGCTCCGCACCCTGCGGGTGTGCCCGAGCGCGTCAGGGTCCAGGTCCAGTACGTGATTGGAGGCGTTGTTGCCGAACGCCCGGTAGAGGACGTCTCCCTGGAGGTTGCGCTGCACCTCCTCCGACGAGCGCTCGCCGCTGATGACTTCCGCGCCGGTGTAGTCCCAGAACACGGGCCGGCCGAGGAAGTCGTAGCCCATGCTCGTCAACAGCCCGTTGTGGTCCACCACCTGACGGGGACTGCCATTGGGCTCGAAGTCCAGGTACCGGGCTTCGTAACCACCCACGGGCCCCTCGGTGGTCCCCGCTTCGGTGATGCGAACGCCCGTCAGGCGGTTGGACGTGTCGTACTCGTACACGCGCTTCACGCCCACTGCGTCGGTGGTGCTCTCGAGCCGGCCGTTGTGCAGGTGGCTCAGCCGGACGGCCGTCCGCAGTTGCTCCGGAGGTCCGAAGGGCGTGAGCTCCCGCACGAAGAGGCCCTTCGAGGCGTCGTCGCCCGCGGTGACCTCCCACGTCTCCACCGTCTTCACGGGGTCCACCGAGCCGTTGAGCCGCTCCTCCACTTTCAGGCGCCGGTCGCCGGGCGTGTACGTGTACGTCCAGACCTGCGCGGGCTCGCCCTTGACGGAGTGGAACGTGACGCGGCCCACGCTGTCGTACCGCCAGTTCTCCTCGGCGCCGGTCTCCGCCTCCGTGAGGCTCTCGACGCGGCCGAACCGGTCATAGGTCACGAGCCGGGTCAGCGTTGCCAGGCCCCCCTTGCTCGAGGCCTGCGCGTTGGTGACGGTGATGCGCTGGGGCAGGCCCAGGGCGTTGGGCTCCGCGTAGGTAATCTGCTGGTTGAGCGCGTCCACCGCGGAGGCCACGACGCCCGAGCCATCAAGGGCGTACGAGACGTTGCCGGTATCCGTTGCCGTCGTGCCGTCGCTGTTGGTGACGGTGAAGCCCTGGATCCGGCCTTCTGACGTCACCCGCGTGCTGACGGACTGGGTGCCCGATTGAGAAGGCGTCACCTTCTGGTCGGCAATGCCGAACCGCTGGCTGTTCGCCCCCAGGTAGCTCAACTGGGTGAGGAACGTGCCCGAATGGACGCCCGGCGTCTCGACGGAGTCCGCCGGCTTCTCCGCCAACTGCACCGACTTCAGTCGATGAGACGGGTCGATGTCGTACTTGAGCTGGGCCTGGTTCGGCAGTGTCACCTGGTCCGGAGAGACCTGTCCGTCGTCGCGCCAGTGCGTCGTCTGCTCGGGGAGGTCCCCGACCTTCATCGACGTGACGCTGCCGTAGTCGGTCAGCGTGAACGCCATGTTCACGCCGTCCGGCCGCTTCACCTTGCGTTCCCCCCCCGACAGGTACGTGTAGACGAACGAGCCCGGCCCTTCGCCGGAGATGAGCGCACCGTCGATGACCTCGCGCTGCTGCACGTGCTCATAGGTCTTCGAGCTGCCGCTGCTCGAGTACGTGGCCACCCACTGGTCGAAGTACGGCAGGTCGCCCGTCGCGGGCGGCGTCTCGTCGGACGTGAGCTGGAGCCGCGCGCTGCGCAGCTCGTTCACCAGCCGCCACCGGGCGTACCCCGTCGCGTCGTCGGGGAGCCGCGCGTACTCGTACTTCCAGGCCTGATGCGGGCTGCCCGTGCGGCGCACCGCGCGCAGCAGGTTGCCCGTCGAGTCGTGCTCGAACTCGACGCGGTGGATGGCCTTGCTCGCACTCGGGCGCAGCGGATGCACGGGCACGTCCGAGCTCAGGTAGACGCCCACCGCGGACAGGCGCTTCAGGTTCTCCGACCGGGCCAGCAGCCGCAGCTTCGCCGAGGCGGTGTCCGCGAAGTCCTGGTACTCGAACACCAGCGTCACCAATCCTGGCGAGCGGGTGACGCGAGCCACGCGGTCCGAGTCCTCCTCGTAGGTGAGGGTCGTCCAGCCCTGCTTCGGGCTATCTGTCCCCGTGCCGTTGGAGAGCTCGGTCAGCACCCAGCGGCGCTGGTCCTCCGGGCCCGACTGCACCGACTTCTCGTAGAACCGGTAGACGTGCCCGTTCTCGGTCGTGAACTCGGGCCCCTCCGGATACACCACGAGCGTTCCACCGTGGGACTTGTCCGAGTGACAGTCGCTCGCGGTCCGGAGCTCCGGATTGACGGTGTCGCACGACGGGAAGTCATACGACTGGCCGCTCAGCACGACGGTGTAGCGCCCGAGCTCCTCTTCCAGGACGAAGCCGTCGTAGTTGTGGGACCAGCCCGTGCCCAGCGCGGTGACGACATTGTTCTGGTTGTTGAAGGTGCGGGCGAACTGGAGGACCTCGCCCAGGTGGGGAATGGAGAAGTCCTCGTGGGTCATCCGCAGGTGGCCACCCGCGAGATTGACTCCCTGCACCACCGTCTGGCCGGCGGCCCTCGCGTTGACGAAGGTGTAGCGGCCCACCGGCTCGCCCAGCTTGAAGGTCAGCTTCTCACCCGGGCCCGAGGTGGCATCCGGCTGGATGACGAGGAAGAGCTCCCGGCCGCGCGAGTCCAGGTCCTCCATGCGGCCCACGTCGTTGGACAGCGGCAGCGCGAAGCGGCGCGCTCCGTTCACTCCGGACGTGTCGTATTGGATGAAGGGCTTGGTGACGCGGGCGTGCTGTTGGTCGACGTACTCGACGACCTCGTAGCGACCCTTGCTCGCGTCGCTGCCTGCGACGTAGCGCAGCCGCGCTGCCTTGAGCAGCGTCTTGTCGTCACACACCGGCCCCTCACAGACGCGAATGACGCCCGTGGTGAGCTGCTCCGGCTCGATGGCGAAGTGCGCCATTGCCTTCACGGAGATGGGCCGCTCCGTCACCGGCGCCAGCGTCAGCCCCGCGCGCTTGAGCGACGGCGGAGCCGCCCCCGGCTGGGCCAGGGACTTCTCCACCGTGTCCACGCTTCCCGCCGTCACGAAGTCCGTGCGCGGAGAGATGCCG comes from Pyxidicoccus parkwaysis and encodes:
- a CDS encoding RHS repeat-associated core domain-containing protein, with the translated sequence MIRQVAWLGVLLGLVWGCGGEPKKSEPSASPSLARAAQSVSGDVTPPVITFSGVAQGAYEKTVPNVSWTVTDQSPTTVEAWLDGVPISTGGNVTTYGGHALVVRATDSMGLTTTATRTFVFDSIAPTVQIHGIEDGKHTNAAAVFLSWTVNDEYLLGTMPLLNGDIFRISEPPTSEGRYELAVTARDRAENATTSTVLFFIDRTPPEFTFMSVADGDVIKNVPVDLDFKADATVPGGGVTPASVVAKLNGADVTLPMSLNTDGDYSLVLTATDPAGNSLNRTIHFVIDATPDAGSADAGTSDAGSADAGSSDAGGGTDAGGGSSDAGSSDAGGGTDAGGGSSDAGPSQVDGGTDAGTGRDAGSEGGPDPVLVVEAPDEGGVYGGTQLVVRGRIEGGTPPMRVTVQGVSMAVNGTEFSGALPLPDGDHTLQFRVTDARGRTDAETRSVAMDSHPPELTLQYPSEVDSVVSEAPYLLRGVVGDPHLVEVLVDGTRVRVIAGAFSALVPLQANARKEVTVTAVDVAGNRTVKKVWLTLRSSAPEVTILDPLPGTESPSNKVTVRARVRSSAPLREVLIGTGVVHSDTDTYVAEVPLEFGDNVIRVTAEDTQIPDGGTQGMMGSASVTVHYRDASQEPLAVTGVAPRAGEQGVEPDSLVSVAFNKPIKTDGVTLADHFKVRANGEVLKGSFSVAPGEQTLSFIARDPLPEGARLMVEVSGLEAKTPPGMSGTFSSDFTVRRPLTRVRGYVVDADYRPLSGVKVTMEEQGLTTITGPDGNWTLFAPHGGERVLRYEGGLTSDGRSFPTVRRRLVVTEEGDTLDAPLALTPVDLASSQAVDSLGDTALRFAGRQPELEVNVPAGGLFFEDGTTRGLVTATEVAPYALPLPVEGRAAPGALWQIGPAGMRLEKAVSSLSLPNRSNLPAHRLVMVLGHDPRRHVLKRVGFAQVSDDGKRLQPLGTLGLTSLEFLGYVPLDEEQHKAIAAALGLSPDAGTSETPEGSGAGMMGLRQRVRPVNASEPLWKQFVSNFVLSEAHAQLGSNLDLAAFNAFDTMMNLAVPGAVMGSVRAPLERQLVMELRAPAVPAVGEPATEKAVTLPYRLELDFRSRFESADPYDVENPETVQVTLTAKGPDGDLSEPDGETGTWQARGEGEAALKPKVDLPPGKTELTLTALSKSTHRVLKLEAELTQDAGGGPQATLKLRTTQNTFNEADDEAVHSPIRFQNLRVTLTGPGSGSAGATGPTGGYGIPVAGLMGGEMGISCTEVPTGPRLVERVGEDGVVHYTPTINQFPVCSESFWLYPGRTTRADILVDVRMLYGNLTFVDRQGEPLEMECSSTAHSAKSERPGEFDTIAVRDVTATEVHFFREDDLEHPIATFAQGKPNEPLCMQGGGTGPHGTYARVRTGPAARIRQMARARCRELEGKLGTPESGGLSPEEQGYYDGNCRDNRTNYLRLNPGERLVVFAVNHATGYAGMNTVTVPTINRIARDSTGACQLDTAAGGPLEVMEFGEKMTLSRCTQAELGIPADVKLFPPELDVRVARRITPEGVQAPAKPSLIRHGGSATTKDDFLQVTTHWRVRQLKEPADAGVPDAGSDGGVDGGANGGGDGGIDERAWCQDAGTLSDGGICEPGMIRDLGTPGEELEVFCSELPPTSPQRLLGRCDQGTPRVVDVPPGVPPLAGRVLQVTGTSIEQPTVMSFPVRPGRHTASVQASLVYQNASGERVAFSSLPRANYYLHVVGHPMYERDRNDDGFLQAEEQNAPPPDFCVPGECKDKDGNVEPNDEPGGGLKGMPQWALGLKNVYRHRESDGTALERYDRAREHEFRVLAMGDTTITAHSGVNGAGLDGGAVLDAGTVLAGPDATATDDDVAYTFLMNDLQEPKAPGRAGTLDGEYRLRLGTDDFGIECPVEFNSTTRQLSGTCDGEYLAEVLSAADVLYFELYLSGNADNVLYRFNFHGISPRTDFVTAGSVDTVEKSLAQPGAAPPSLKRAGLTLAPVTERPISVKAMAHFAIEPEQLTTGVIRVCEGPVCDDKTLLKAARLRYVAGSDASKGRYEVVEYVDQQHARVTKPFIQYDTSGVNGARRFALPLSNDVGRMEDLDSRGRELFLVIQPDATSGPGEKLTFKLGEPVGRYTFVNARAAGQTVVQGVNLAGGHLRMTHEDFSIPHLGEVLQFARTFNNQNNVVTALGTGWSHNYDGFVLEEELGRYTVVLSGQSYDFPSCDTVNPELRTASDCHSDKSHGGTLVVYPEGPEFTTENGHVYRFYEKSVQSGPEDQRRWVLTELSNGTGTDSPKQGWTTLTYEEDSDRVARVTRSPGLVTLVFEYQDFADTASAKLRLLARSENLKRLSAVGVYLSSDVPVHPLRPSASKAIHRVEFEHDSTGNLLRAVRRTGSPHQAWKYEYARLPDDATGYARWRLVNELRSARLQLTSDETPPATGDLPYFDQWVATYSSSGSSKTYEHVQQREVIDGALISGEGPGSFVYTYLSGGERKVKRPDGVNMAFTLTDYGSVTSMKVGDLPEQTTHWRDDGQVSPDQVTLPNQAQLKYDIDPSHRLKSVQLAEKPADSVETPGVHSGTFLTQLSYLGANSQRFGIADQKVTPSQSGTQSVSTRVTSEGRIQGFTVTNSDGTTATDTGNVSYALDGSGVVASAVDALNQQITYAEPNALGLPQRITVTNAQASSKGGLATLTRLVTYDRFGRVESLTEAETGAEENWRYDSVGRVTFHSVKGEPAQVWTYTYTPGDRRLKVEERLNGSVDPVKTVETWEVTAGDDASKGLFVRELTPFGPPEQLRTAVRLSHLHNGRLESTTDAVGVKRVYEYDTSNRLTGVRITEAGTTEGPVGGYEARYLDFEPNGSPRQVVDHNGLLTSMGYDFLGRPVFWDYTGAEVISGERSSEEVQRNLQGDVLYRAFGNNASNHVLDLDPDALGHTRRVRSNLSGGASVASVNTTFEYDVLGRVTRKQDHVMGTDEHYEYFDVLGRLTLYTRKVESGSGQLELREERAYDDAAFAATGRRKMTLTRTIGTGGSATRTEHIEQYEDAAGRLLEEVRLVEGERASWQYTYDARGMVKTVVEPTEGTATETTTFHYDSAGNLYRKDEAGDAENPAPITQYFVDGEGRVIRQTGPHAAEEWQYTYDVYGQLKTKQLVATTGNPVGAKWTYAYKLADKPGADGTVPNSAVEETDPLGYKTYRYYNARKQLLKEVREDKLPVSGGGTSTQNSSQVTTYAYAGDWLQKVTSTEETLGKPGGPSVLTVERTKFDDRGRVLGERETWQRGTDSYEYITETPWTGRTVTMTQRGTVSASPPVTLPAREATLVVNSLGQLVSRTQGGLTDAWSYDAAGTLLKESPAGQPPTAYTYVEGLLTEVAFGSGSSPERTELKYRRDGRLKSVKKPSERMLERFYGPRGLLVKERFGRDGETTETRYAYDSGGNVTKVWKDTSNPTDLWEYKHGPLGELTKVTPPGMQGFEYVYDAARNLKNINRPAGGMPSESFDYDYLGRAARHVRGSSVWVTSWVNGMEQVTSPDNSEGLSGGDTDKVETLLDGRGRSVWVVFSPGASSVAGKDLTRVSYAYDFVDGLVQANEERDSGNVLNTFEYDARNRLTHVLRGKDHSTDTVDDLEYSYVSGSDLLHKRTSGLAVNGPRLEEEFGYDALARINHVLTRSGDDLVTSRAVSWEPGGGALATVTDDDDSLVVDTLVERRCHDGRGWLKAIRTAKTDDDVACNQTPTSLVVGFNYTYDNRGNRLGSEELRPGSPGALVRELTEYGYDKADRLTGVRYPGAAAVLYKLAPDGTRLGERHVASHSGALTESAYDAATGAQKKLVYGFDSAGGLKSLDDLALAAGSQRQLDYFTDGSGRRRSEGRPGNPRTDYVWDAAGRLVEVKLSTPDGEGGTTSTSKAKYRYGFDGLRRSKTVGANTSRYVWGGEELVEEQLGGGATRLQYEQLAGVTVGAGGQRVLHDGLGSAVGRIAANGTPELNRFDAWGGYRDGSGPNGTKPSVGYTGHAWDSDAGLTYAQQRWYDSATGNFLSKDPMGARAYIAEPNGLNPWLYANGNPLSFSDPTGRRAQTDYEQAQFSHMEDYAAARRAQYDSRPEWQQIMYRILGSSEKRDSDVLRANIRSMSAAIERAKDGEKVFAGSSEERRFYDPDGHVLFTLPINPAYITASEARRSKDLANGEALAFTPFATLGYGIASAAGGDQNDIDAAIQLGGTLGEVMLAFENPVAAETAVKFVKNRFNPANYFRRPKKPNPTNDVLLPGLIFGVPFEDWPWEYRPPVEPKNVILRPTDAIFDTHTIAYERAMKRAGLTPENSIFIDTYRFGPDSRIKAQMGDNYVLFRERPVPKNMVYLDAAWKELYDKRSKYGFISEYLKDTPEGLLQYYIVTHTSDLSQPPHVHAGAAPFVYDSKNPFDIRAKGNRYINVNGDHHFFFKAGGPHVGEGGNDE